Proteins from a genomic interval of Staphylococcus debuckii:
- a CDS encoding ribose-phosphate diphosphokinase has translation MLANEYKNSSLKIFSLKGNEPLAREVADNVGIELGKCSVKRFSDGEIQINIEESIRGCDVFIIQPTSYPVNVHLMELLIMIDACKRASAATINIVVPYYGYARQDRKARSREPITAKLVANLIQVAGADRMIALDLHAPQIQGFFDIPIDHLMGVPILAEYFKQNPDINPEETVVVSPDHGGVTRARKLADILKTPIAIIDKRRPKPNVAEVMNIVGDIDGRTAIIIDDIIDTAGTITLAAQALKDKGAKEVYACCTHPVLSGPAKDRIENSAIKELIVTNSIRLDDDRKPENTTELSVAGLLAQAIVRVYERESVSVLFD, from the coding sequence ATGTTAGCTAATGAATATAAAAATTCATCTTTAAAGATTTTCTCGTTGAAAGGAAATGAGCCGCTTGCACGTGAAGTAGCTGATAATGTCGGTATTGAATTAGGGAAGTGTTCAGTAAAACGTTTCAGTGACGGCGAAATTCAAATCAACATTGAAGAAAGTATCCGTGGTTGTGATGTATTTATTATCCAACCTACATCTTATCCAGTTAACGTACATTTAATGGAATTACTTATCATGATTGATGCATGTAAACGTGCTTCAGCGGCTACAATTAACATTGTGGTTCCTTATTATGGTTATGCACGTCAAGACAGAAAAGCCCGCAGCCGTGAACCGATTACTGCTAAATTAGTAGCTAACTTGATTCAAGTAGCAGGTGCTGACCGTATGATCGCTTTAGATCTTCACGCACCACAAATTCAAGGTTTCTTTGATATTCCAATTGACCACTTGATGGGTGTGCCGATTTTAGCTGAATATTTCAAACAAAACCCAGATATCAACCCTGAAGAAACAGTTGTAGTATCACCTGACCATGGTGGTGTAACACGCGCTCGTAAATTAGCAGACATTTTAAAAACACCTATCGCAATTATCGATAAACGCCGTCCGAAACCGAATGTTGCCGAAGTCATGAATATTGTCGGTGATATCGACGGACGTACTGCAATTATTATTGATGATATTATCGATACAGCAGGTACGATTACTTTAGCAGCACAAGCCTTGAAAGATAAAGGAGCGAAAGAAGTTTATGCATGTTGTACGCACCCTGTACTTTCTGGTCCAGCTAAAGACCGTATCGAAAATTCAGCAATCAAAGAATTGATTGTTACAAATTCAATCCGTTTAGATGATGATCGCAAACCTGAAAATACAACTGAATTATCAGTTGC
- the glmU gene encoding bifunctional UDP-N-acetylglucosamine diphosphorylase/glucosamine-1-phosphate N-acetyltransferase GlmU produces MQRYAVVLAAGKGTRMKSKLYKVLHKVADKAMIEHVVDSVAQSGTDQIVTIVGHGAESVKETLGERSAYGFQEEQLGTAHAVKMAAEELKDKEGTTLVVCGDTPLITADTLNALVKHHEESDAEATVLSATAPNPFGYGRIVRDAEGHLSKIVEQKDATAAEQQIDETSSGIFAFDNQTLFRLLDAVKNDNAQGEYYLPEVLTLILAEGGKAEVYHTDDFEEIMGVNDRVALSKAAQAMRERINEYHMRNGVTIIDPASTYIASDVIIGMDTVIEPGVHIGQGTHIGEDTVIGQYSDINNSTIGNRTTVKQSVVNDATVGDDTTVGPFAQLRPNAHLGNEVKVGNFVEVKKADIKDGAKVSHLSYIGDAEIGERTNIGCGSITVNYDGKNKFKTIIGKDSFIGCNTNLVAPVTLGDDVLIAAGSTITDNVPNDSLALARSRQTTKPGYLNKNKE; encoded by the coding sequence ATGCAGAGATACGCGGTGGTATTAGCAGCTGGAAAAGGCACAAGAATGAAATCGAAATTGTACAAAGTGCTGCACAAAGTAGCAGATAAAGCGATGATTGAACATGTGGTAGACAGCGTCGCACAATCAGGTACAGATCAGATTGTAACGATAGTCGGCCATGGTGCAGAAAGTGTGAAAGAAACATTAGGAGAACGTTCAGCTTATGGTTTCCAAGAGGAACAATTAGGCACAGCACATGCAGTGAAAATGGCAGCTGAAGAATTGAAAGATAAAGAAGGCACAACGTTAGTAGTATGCGGTGACACACCGTTAATCACAGCAGATACCTTGAATGCTTTAGTAAAGCATCACGAAGAAAGCGACGCAGAGGCGACAGTATTGTCAGCTACAGCGCCTAATCCATTTGGATATGGCAGAATTGTCAGAGACGCTGAAGGACATTTATCTAAAATTGTAGAACAGAAAGATGCTACAGCAGCAGAACAGCAAATTGATGAAACCAGTTCAGGAATCTTTGCATTCGACAATCAAACTTTATTCCGTTTGTTAGATGCAGTGAAAAATGACAATGCACAAGGTGAATATTATTTGCCAGAAGTTTTAACTTTGATATTAGCTGAAGGCGGCAAAGCTGAAGTTTACCATACAGATGACTTTGAAGAAATTATGGGTGTGAATGATAGAGTGGCTTTAAGCAAAGCAGCGCAAGCAATGCGCGAACGTATCAATGAATATCATATGCGCAATGGCGTTACTATCATTGATCCGGCATCTACTTATATCGCTTCAGATGTTATAATAGGGATGGATACTGTTATCGAACCAGGGGTACATATTGGACAAGGTACACATATCGGAGAAGATACAGTCATCGGCCAATACTCGGATATCAATAATAGTACGATTGGCAATCGCACTACAGTTAAACAATCTGTCGTAAATGATGCGACAGTCGGTGATGATACAACAGTCGGTCCATTTGCACAATTAAGACCGAATGCACATTTAGGCAACGAAGTGAAAGTCGGCAACTTTGTGGAAGTGAAGAAAGCAGATATTAAAGATGGCGCTAAAGTTTCACATCTCAGCTATATCGGAGATGCAGAAATCGGAGAACGCACAAATATCGGCTGCGGCTCCATTACAGTCAACTACGATGGTAAAAATAAATTCAAAACGATTATCGGAAAAGACTCATTTATCGGCTGCAATACTAACTTAGTAGCCCCTGTGACACTTGGTGATGACGTACTGATTGCAGCAGGCTCAACGATTACAGACAATGTGCCGAATGACAGTTTAGCCTTAGCCCGTTCTAGACAAACAACGAAACCTGGTTATTTAAATAAAAATAAAGAGTAG